Proteins encoded within one genomic window of Theobroma cacao cultivar B97-61/B2 chromosome 7, Criollo_cocoa_genome_V2, whole genome shotgun sequence:
- the LOC18593189 gene encoding vacuolar cation/proton exchanger 5 isoform X1, with protein sequence MDYKLQMGVVSHLEQMGSLDHSSMDDLDDECLYNPEMDARKAHSTDSIEQVSLSSSLPVGGRKTIRNGVYKSIKTVVFSNKLNLLMPFGPLAILVHKTTAHNGWVFFLSLLGITPLAERLGYATEQLAFFTGPTVGGLLNATFGNATELIISIYALKIGMIRVVQLSLLGSILSNMLLVLGCAFFCGGLVHHRKEQVFSKATAVVNSGLLLMAVMGLLFPAVLHSTHTERHDGKSELALSRFSSCIMLLAYAAYLVFQLKSQKDLYVPIDEEGSQNEEQSDDDDEAPEISKWESIIWLAIMTAWISILSDYLVDTIQGASEAWDVPIAFISVILLPIIGNAAEHASAIMFAMKDKLDISLGVAIGSSTQISMFGIPFCVVIGWMMGCKMDLNFQLFETATLFITVIVVAFFLQEGTSNYFKGLMLILCYLIVAASFFVHEDPLSTGESKRPKT encoded by the exons ATGGATTACAAGCTGCAAATGGGGGTCGTATCCCACCTTGAA CAGATGGGATCACTAGATCATAGTTCAATGGATGATCTCGATGATGAGTGCCTCTATAACCCGGAAATGGATGCTCGGAAGGCACATTCTACTGATTCAATTGAACAAGTATCACTTTCTAGTAGTTTGCCAGTTGGTGGTAGGAAAACGATAAGGAATGGTGTCTATAAGAGCATAAAGACTGTAGTTTTCTCGAATAAACTCAACTTGCTCATGCCTTTTGGGCCTCTAGCTATCCTGGTTCATAAAACGACTGCTCATAAT GGGTGGGTCTTCTTTCTAAGCTTACTAGGTATAACACCTTTGGCAGAGCGTTTGGGTTATGCTACTGA GCAGTTAGCTTTCTTCACTGGACCTacag TTGGTGGTCTTCTAAATGCTACATTTGGGAATGCAACAGAACtgattatttcaatttatgcACTGAAAATTGGAATGATACGTGTTGTTCAGCTGTCATTGTTGGGCTCAATTTTGTCAAACATGCTGCTTGTTCTTGGATGTGCATTCTTTTGTGGTGGGCTTGTACATCATAGAAAGGAACAGGTTTTTAGCAAG GCCACAGCTGTTGTCAATTCAGGACTGCTGTTAATGGCAGTCATGGGCCTACTCTTCCCAGCAGTCCTCCACTCCACACACACAGAACGGCATGATGGGAAGTCAGAGTTGGCTCTTTCAAGATTTAGCAGTTGTATTATGCTTCTAGCCTATGCTGCCTACCTAGTTTTCCAGTTAAAGAGTCAAAAAGATCTCTACGTCCCTATTGATGAG GAAGGAAGTCAGAATGAGGAGCAGtcagatgatgatgatgaagctCCTGAGATCTCGAAATGGGAATCAATTATTTGGCTTGCAATCATGACTGCTTGGATCTCTATCCTATCAGATTATTTGGTTGACACCATACAG GGGGCATCTGAGGCATGGGATGTGCCAATTGCCTTTATTAGTGTTATCTTGCTCCCCATTATTGGGAATGCTGCAGAGCATGCAAGTGCTATTATGTTTGCCATGAAAGACAAGCTT GACATATCCTTGGGAGTGGCAATAGGGTCATCAACTCAGATTTCCATGTTTGGG ATTCCCTTTTGTGTGGTTATTGGGTGGATGATGGGGTGTAAAATGGACTTGAACTTCCAGCTTTTTGAGACAGCAACCCTGTTTATAACTGTTATAGTTGTAGCCTTCTTTCTGCAG GAGGGAACATCTAACTACTTCAAAGGATTAATGCTTATTCTTTGCTATCTGATAGTAGCTGCAAGTTTCTTTGTACACGAAGATCCTTTATCAACTG GCGAAAGCAAGCGACCAAAAACGTAA
- the LOC18593189 gene encoding vacuolar cation/proton exchanger 5 isoform X2, whose product MDYKLQMGVVSHLEMGSLDHSSMDDLDDECLYNPEMDARKAHSTDSIEQVSLSSSLPVGGRKTIRNGVYKSIKTVVFSNKLNLLMPFGPLAILVHKTTAHNGWVFFLSLLGITPLAERLGYATEQLAFFTGPTVGGLLNATFGNATELIISIYALKIGMIRVVQLSLLGSILSNMLLVLGCAFFCGGLVHHRKEQVFSKATAVVNSGLLLMAVMGLLFPAVLHSTHTERHDGKSELALSRFSSCIMLLAYAAYLVFQLKSQKDLYVPIDEEGSQNEEQSDDDDEAPEISKWESIIWLAIMTAWISILSDYLVDTIQGASEAWDVPIAFISVILLPIIGNAAEHASAIMFAMKDKLDISLGVAIGSSTQISMFGIPFCVVIGWMMGCKMDLNFQLFETATLFITVIVVAFFLQEGTSNYFKGLMLILCYLIVAASFFVHEDPLSTGESKRPKT is encoded by the exons ATGGATTACAAGCTGCAAATGGGGGTCGTATCCCACCTTGAA ATGGGATCACTAGATCATAGTTCAATGGATGATCTCGATGATGAGTGCCTCTATAACCCGGAAATGGATGCTCGGAAGGCACATTCTACTGATTCAATTGAACAAGTATCACTTTCTAGTAGTTTGCCAGTTGGTGGTAGGAAAACGATAAGGAATGGTGTCTATAAGAGCATAAAGACTGTAGTTTTCTCGAATAAACTCAACTTGCTCATGCCTTTTGGGCCTCTAGCTATCCTGGTTCATAAAACGACTGCTCATAAT GGGTGGGTCTTCTTTCTAAGCTTACTAGGTATAACACCTTTGGCAGAGCGTTTGGGTTATGCTACTGA GCAGTTAGCTTTCTTCACTGGACCTacag TTGGTGGTCTTCTAAATGCTACATTTGGGAATGCAACAGAACtgattatttcaatttatgcACTGAAAATTGGAATGATACGTGTTGTTCAGCTGTCATTGTTGGGCTCAATTTTGTCAAACATGCTGCTTGTTCTTGGATGTGCATTCTTTTGTGGTGGGCTTGTACATCATAGAAAGGAACAGGTTTTTAGCAAG GCCACAGCTGTTGTCAATTCAGGACTGCTGTTAATGGCAGTCATGGGCCTACTCTTCCCAGCAGTCCTCCACTCCACACACACAGAACGGCATGATGGGAAGTCAGAGTTGGCTCTTTCAAGATTTAGCAGTTGTATTATGCTTCTAGCCTATGCTGCCTACCTAGTTTTCCAGTTAAAGAGTCAAAAAGATCTCTACGTCCCTATTGATGAG GAAGGAAGTCAGAATGAGGAGCAGtcagatgatgatgatgaagctCCTGAGATCTCGAAATGGGAATCAATTATTTGGCTTGCAATCATGACTGCTTGGATCTCTATCCTATCAGATTATTTGGTTGACACCATACAG GGGGCATCTGAGGCATGGGATGTGCCAATTGCCTTTATTAGTGTTATCTTGCTCCCCATTATTGGGAATGCTGCAGAGCATGCAAGTGCTATTATGTTTGCCATGAAAGACAAGCTT GACATATCCTTGGGAGTGGCAATAGGGTCATCAACTCAGATTTCCATGTTTGGG ATTCCCTTTTGTGTGGTTATTGGGTGGATGATGGGGTGTAAAATGGACTTGAACTTCCAGCTTTTTGAGACAGCAACCCTGTTTATAACTGTTATAGTTGTAGCCTTCTTTCTGCAG GAGGGAACATCTAACTACTTCAAAGGATTAATGCTTATTCTTTGCTATCTGATAGTAGCTGCAAGTTTCTTTGTACACGAAGATCCTTTATCAACTG GCGAAAGCAAGCGACCAAAAACGTAA